A single region of the Streptomyces sp. AM 4-1-1 genome encodes:
- a CDS encoding nicotinate phosphoribosyltransferase — translation MNSADLGRRVGVPSTALFTDQYELTMVQAALKAGTADRHSVFEAFTRRLPEGRRYGVVAGTGRVLDAVENFHFDDEMLRFLRDQRVVDGPTLEWLADYRFSGDIWGYPEGEVYFPGSPVLRVEGSFAECVLLETVILSILNHDSAIAAAASRMSAAAGGRSLIEMGARRTHELSAVASARAAYVGGFDTTSDLAAGFRYGIPTVGTNAHAFTLLHDSERDAFRAQVDSLGSGTTLLVDTYDVAEAVRTAVEIAGTDLGAVRIDSGDLLLVAHRVRQQLDELGATRTRIVVTSDLDEYAIASLAAAPVDAYGVGTQLVTGSGHPTCSMVYKLVARAASGDPGEPLRPVAKKSMGAKSSRGGRKWAARRLDEHGVAEAEVIGTGRVPDGPACRQLLVELVKEGAVVAREPLEAARERHITARAGLPLSATQLSRGEAVIPTEYV, via the coding sequence ATGAACTCTGCGGACCTTGGGCGGCGGGTCGGCGTTCCGTCGACCGCGCTCTTCACCGACCAGTACGAACTCACGATGGTGCAGGCGGCTCTGAAGGCGGGCACCGCGGACCGGCACTCGGTCTTCGAGGCGTTCACCCGCCGGCTGCCCGAGGGACGGCGCTACGGCGTGGTCGCGGGCACCGGGCGGGTGCTGGACGCGGTGGAGAACTTCCACTTCGACGACGAGATGCTGCGCTTCCTGCGCGACCAGCGCGTCGTGGACGGGCCGACCCTCGAATGGCTGGCGGACTACCGCTTCAGCGGCGACATCTGGGGCTATCCGGAGGGCGAGGTGTACTTCCCCGGCTCGCCGGTCCTGCGGGTCGAGGGCTCCTTCGCGGAGTGCGTACTGCTGGAGACGGTGATCCTGTCGATCCTCAACCACGACTCGGCGATCGCCGCGGCGGCGTCCCGGATGTCGGCCGCCGCGGGCGGGCGCTCGCTGATCGAGATGGGCGCCCGGCGCACCCACGAGCTGTCGGCGGTGGCGTCGGCGCGCGCCGCGTACGTCGGCGGCTTCGACACCACGTCCGACCTGGCCGCGGGCTTCCGCTACGGCATCCCGACCGTCGGCACGAACGCGCACGCCTTCACGCTGCTGCACGACAGCGAGCGGGACGCGTTCCGGGCGCAGGTCGATTCGCTGGGCAGCGGCACGACGCTGCTGGTGGACACGTACGACGTGGCCGAGGCGGTCCGTACGGCGGTCGAGATCGCCGGGACGGACCTGGGCGCGGTACGGATCGACTCGGGCGATCTGCTGCTGGTCGCGCACCGGGTGCGCCAGCAGCTGGACGAGCTGGGGGCGACCCGCACCAGGATCGTGGTGACGTCGGACCTGGACGAGTACGCCATCGCCTCACTGGCGGCGGCCCCCGTCGACGCGTACGGGGTGGGGACACAGTTGGTGACGGGCAGCGGGCACCCCACCTGTTCGATGGTCTACAAGCTGGTGGCCCGTGCCGCCTCCGGCGATCCCGGCGAGCCGTTGCGGCCGGTCGCGAAGAAGTCGATGGGCGCGAAGTCGTCCAGGGGCGGACGCAAGTGGGCCGCGCGCAGGCTGGACGAGCACGGGGTCGCCGAGGCGGAGGTGATCGGCACCGGCCGGGTCCCGGACGGGCCGGCCTGCCGGCAGCTGCTGGTCGAGCTGGTCAAGGAGGGCGCGGTGGTGGCCCGCGAGCCGCTGGAGGCGGCCAGGGAACGGCACATCACGGCCCGCGCCGGGCTGCCCCTGTCGGCGACGCAGCTGTCGCGTGGCGAGGCGGTGATCCCGACGGAGTACGTATGA
- a CDS encoding MoaD/ThiS family protein, protein MAIEVRIPTILRTYTDGAKAVEGSGATLADLFADLETRHTGIRERIVDGDQLRRFVNVYLNDEDVRFLDGISTQLSDGDNITILPAVAGGMR, encoded by the coding sequence ATGGCCATCGAGGTCCGCATTCCGACCATCCTCCGCACCTACACCGACGGCGCCAAGGCGGTCGAGGGCAGCGGCGCGACCCTCGCCGACCTCTTCGCCGACCTGGAGACCCGCCACACCGGCATCCGTGAGCGCATCGTCGACGGCGACCAGCTCCGCCGCTTCGTGAACGTCTACCTCAACGACGAGGACGTCCGCTTCCTCGACGGCATCAGCACCCAGCTCAGCGACGGCGACAACATCACCATCCTCCCGGCGGTCGCCGGGGGTATGCGCTGA
- the clpS gene encoding ATP-dependent Clp protease adapter ClpS: protein MGQVSVAPAEIESPASAEDTFVAPEPDVPWVTLVHNDPVNLMSYVTYVFRTYFGYSKDKAHKLMLDVHQKGRAVVSSGSREEMERDVQAMHGYGLWATLTQDRD, encoded by the coding sequence ATGGGGCAGGTGAGTGTCGCCCCCGCAGAGATCGAAAGCCCCGCATCGGCCGAGGACACCTTCGTCGCCCCCGAGCCCGACGTCCCCTGGGTGACGCTGGTCCACAACGACCCGGTCAACCTCATGAGTTATGTGACGTACGTCTTCCGGACCTACTTCGGCTACTCCAAGGACAAGGCCCACAAGCTGATGCTCGACGTCCACCAGAAGGGCCGCGCCGTCGTCTCCAGCGGCAGCCGCGAGGAAATGGAACGCGACGTGCAGGCCATGCACGGGTACGGGCTCTGGGCCACCCTCACCCAGGACCGCGACTGA
- a CDS encoding DUF2017 domain-containing protein, with product MAGHFEATPDGGAAVALDEVEIAILRSLAVQLLELIGPGEEPTEGEDPLAALFTEGPSEPPADPALARLFPEAYGDEDRELRAASAEFRRFTENDLRTRKREDALTVVQSLDALSPAGDGGAVLALTADQSRGWLGTLNDLRLTIGTRLEVSEEEEGEDGSLYRLPDSDPRKPMVMAYLWLGALQETLVETLMP from the coding sequence ATGGCCGGCCACTTCGAGGCCACCCCCGACGGCGGCGCGGCCGTCGCGCTCGACGAGGTGGAGATCGCGATCCTGCGCTCCCTCGCCGTCCAGTTGCTGGAACTGATCGGTCCCGGCGAGGAGCCCACCGAGGGCGAGGACCCGCTCGCCGCGCTCTTCACCGAGGGCCCCAGCGAACCGCCCGCCGACCCCGCCCTGGCCCGCCTCTTCCCCGAGGCGTACGGCGACGAGGACAGGGAACTGCGCGCCGCGTCCGCCGAGTTCCGCCGCTTCACCGAGAACGACCTGCGCACCCGCAAGCGCGAGGACGCCCTCACCGTCGTACAGAGCCTCGACGCCCTCTCGCCCGCCGGGGACGGCGGCGCGGTCCTCGCCCTCACCGCCGACCAGTCCCGTGGCTGGCTGGGGACCCTCAACGACCTCCGGCTGACCATCGGCACCCGCCTCGAAGTGTCCGAGGAGGAGGAGGGCGAGGACGGCTCGCTCTACCGGCTGCCCGACAGCGACCCGCGCAAGCCGATGGTGATGGCCTACCTCTGGCTCGGCGCGCTCCAGGAGACGCTGGTCGAAACCCTGATGCCGTAA
- a CDS encoding amino acid permease has translation MTSAQLDQGNAGQEGAEAAPAGEGYQRGLGSRQIQMIAIGGAIGTGLFLGAGKAIAKAGPSLILAYAIAGLVIFFIMRALGELLMYRPVSGSFSEYAREFIGPFAGFVTGWTYWLFWVVTGITEVTAAAQYMTYWFTIPQWVSALIFTVILYGVNLISVKLFGELEFWFSMVKVTAIVGMILICAGILTIGFSDAGDTASVTHLWSDGGFFPKGIGGTLMTLQIVMFAFLAVELVGVTAGESKDPQTVLPKAINTVPWRIAVFYVGALIMILSVVPWTEFRPGVSPFVAAFEKMGLGLGAAIVNFVVLTAALSSCNSGMYSTGRMLRDLALNGQGPKVFTRLTRSGTPLVGTTVSAALMLVGVWINYQWPGDAFTYVVSFATISGMWAWIMILICQLRYRAKADRGELPQSSFRAPGAPYTSVFALAFIGMVIVMMAIDEDARISLYCAPLWALLLAVAYLVLRARDPENASFARR, from the coding sequence ATGACATCGGCGCAGCTCGACCAGGGAAACGCGGGACAGGAAGGGGCGGAGGCCGCCCCAGCGGGTGAGGGTTACCAGCGCGGCCTGGGCTCCCGCCAGATCCAGATGATCGCCATCGGCGGAGCCATCGGCACCGGCCTCTTCCTCGGCGCCGGCAAGGCCATCGCCAAGGCCGGTCCCAGCCTCATCCTCGCCTACGCCATAGCGGGCCTGGTCATCTTCTTCATCATGCGCGCACTCGGCGAACTGCTCATGTACCGACCCGTGTCCGGCTCCTTCTCGGAGTACGCCCGCGAATTCATCGGCCCGTTCGCCGGATTCGTCACCGGCTGGACGTACTGGCTGTTCTGGGTCGTCACCGGAATCACCGAGGTGACGGCCGCCGCCCAGTACATGACGTACTGGTTCACCATTCCACAATGGGTCTCCGCGCTCATCTTCACGGTCATCCTCTACGGCGTGAACCTGATCTCCGTCAAACTCTTCGGCGAACTCGAATTCTGGTTCTCGATGGTCAAGGTGACCGCCATCGTCGGCATGATCCTCATCTGCGCCGGAATCCTCACCATCGGCTTCTCGGACGCGGGCGACACCGCGTCCGTCACCCACCTCTGGTCCGACGGCGGCTTCTTCCCCAAGGGCATCGGCGGCACCCTGATGACCCTCCAGATCGTGATGTTCGCCTTCCTCGCCGTCGAGCTGGTCGGCGTCACGGCCGGCGAGTCCAAGGACCCCCAGACCGTCCTGCCCAAGGCCATCAACACCGTGCCGTGGCGCATCGCCGTCTTCTACGTCGGCGCCCTGATCATGATCCTCTCCGTCGTGCCGTGGACCGAGTTCAGGCCCGGCGTCTCCCCGTTCGTCGCCGCCTTCGAGAAGATGGGCCTCGGACTCGGCGCCGCGATCGTCAACTTCGTCGTCCTGACCGCGGCCCTCTCCTCCTGCAACTCCGGCATGTACTCCACCGGCCGGATGCTGCGCGACCTCGCACTCAACGGCCAGGGCCCGAAGGTCTTCACCCGGCTCACCCGGAGCGGCACCCCGCTCGTCGGCACCACCGTCTCCGCCGCCCTCATGCTCGTCGGCGTCTGGATCAACTACCAGTGGCCCGGGGACGCCTTCACCTACGTCGTCTCCTTCGCCACCATCTCCGGCATGTGGGCCTGGATCATGATCCTGATCTGCCAGCTCCGCTACCGCGCCAAGGCCGACCGGGGCGAACTGCCCCAGTCCTCGTTCCGCGCCCCCGGAGCCCCGTACACCAGCGTCTTCGCCCTCGCCTTCATCGGCATGGTCATCGTGATGATGGCCATCGACGAGGACGCCAGGATCTCGCTCTACTGCGCCCCGCTGTGGGCGCTGCTGCTCGCCGTCGCGTATCTGGTGCTGCGGGCCCGCGACCCCGAGAACGCCTCCTTCGCCCGGCGCTGA
- a CDS encoding putative leader peptide, with amino-acid sequence MVPHDVSDRTPGTLLVARLHVDLCRLSSAMCTDHPSLPPGRTV; translated from the coding sequence ATGGTTCCCCATGACGTGAGCGACAGGACGCCGGGCACGCTGCTCGTCGCGAGGCTGCACGTCGACCTGTGCAGGCTCTCCAGCGCGATGTGTACGGACCATCCGAGCCTGCCCCCCGGCCGTACGGTCTGA
- a CDS encoding M67 family metallopeptidase gives MLTITQALFDQIVAHSRADHPDEACGVVAGPAGSDRPERFVPMLNAARSPTFYEFDSADLLKLYRELDDRDEEPVIIYHSHTATEAYPSRTDVTYANEPGAHYVLVSTADSDGAGPFQFRSYRIVDGEITEEDVKVVEAYATD, from the coding sequence ATGCTGACCATCACCCAGGCGCTGTTCGACCAGATAGTCGCGCACTCCCGCGCCGACCACCCCGACGAGGCGTGCGGCGTGGTCGCCGGACCGGCCGGGAGTGACCGGCCCGAGCGGTTCGTCCCCATGCTGAACGCCGCCCGGTCGCCCACGTTCTACGAGTTCGACTCGGCGGACCTGCTCAAGCTCTACCGCGAGCTGGACGACCGGGACGAGGAACCGGTGATCATCTACCACTCGCACACCGCGACCGAGGCATACCCCTCGCGCACCGACGTGACGTACGCCAACGAGCCCGGCGCCCACTACGTCCTGGTCTCCACCGCCGACAGCGACGGCGCGGGCCCCTTCCAGTTCCGCTCGTACCGCATCGTGGACGGTGAGATCACCGAGGAGGACGTCAAGGTCGTCGAGGCGTACGCGACCGACTGA